In Chrysiogenia bacterium, a single window of DNA contains:
- a CDS encoding 2OG-Fe(II) oxygenase, producing MNETRTLLKQALDDLDIDALRQEYLANDEFLFVEKFLPEALLSRWQAELDQLRPRIHRNFIPRHKKGGSVDFNTLSKFAPTIREVYSSPEFFDFVARLTGAKIQHCPDSDLHRCALYAYTEPGDHIGWHYDTSYYRGQRFTVLVGLVDESTSKLAYRLHTKNNGHEVVEGEAATPPGCLVVFDGDKLHHAVTPLGEGQQRYIVTMEFVTDQSMHWFLRFVSNMKDAIAYFGFGRVFGARGARGGDHGSDRGPKGLPPHAA from the coding sequence ATGAACGAAACTCGCACCCTTCTCAAGCAAGCCCTCGACGACCTCGACATCGATGCACTGCGCCAGGAGTATCTGGCCAACGATGAGTTCCTGTTCGTGGAGAAATTCCTCCCCGAGGCGCTGCTCTCGCGTTGGCAGGCCGAGCTCGATCAGCTCCGCCCGCGCATTCATCGCAATTTCATTCCGCGCCACAAGAAGGGCGGCAGCGTCGATTTCAATACGCTGAGCAAGTTCGCGCCCACCATCCGCGAAGTCTATTCGAGCCCCGAATTCTTCGATTTCGTTGCCAGACTCACCGGTGCGAAAATTCAGCACTGTCCCGACAGCGACCTGCACCGTTGCGCGCTCTATGCCTACACCGAGCCGGGCGACCACATCGGCTGGCATTACGATACGTCCTACTATCGCGGCCAGCGCTTCACAGTGCTCGTCGGGCTGGTCGATGAGTCCACTTCGAAGCTGGCCTACCGGCTGCACACCAAAAACAACGGGCACGAAGTCGTCGAGGGCGAAGCCGCCACGCCGCCCGGATGCCTGGTGGTCTTCGACGGCGACAAGCTCCACCACGCGGTCACGCCGCTCGGCGAGGGCCAGCAGCGCTACATCGTCACCATGGAATTCGTCACCGACCAGTCCATGCACTGGTTCCTGCGCTTTGTCTCGAACATGAAGGACGCCATCGCCTACTTCGGCTTCGGCCGGGTTTTTGGCGCCCGGGGGGCCCGCGGCGGCGATCACGGCAGCGACCGTGGCCCCAAGGGCCTGCCGCCCCACGCCGCCTGA